One window of Trinickia caryophylli genomic DNA carries:
- a CDS encoding putative porin, with product MTIETRRNGGRNRTGIGRLPRVERRAAALAMAGMTLAATAHAQSLETQAAEAAAAGLAAPTESVVVNLINLLVKRGVLTQQNANDLIREARDEAAQTKASRTRAGASAAIVNAPTQPGDVAVPYVPQLVRDQIREQVKQEVVAQAKAENWAQPNTFPDWVSRIRISGDIRVRDEYHFYSPRNATGVTDFAAINAGSAYDVNPNTNLGLPPTLNTTENRNNLLRVRARLGVTAQIAETLAAGMQLASGNDNGPVSTTSTLGGGFSKKNIWLNQAYIRYTPTPWLNVTAGRFDNPFFSSDLVYSNDLEFDGIAATARRALPSAPELTLFGTLGVFPIQYTGENFPATQIEKSGTDTRWMLGMQAGAQWKINPRNRLTGAIAYYDFMNLRGNLSAPCALYLGATSCSTDNEAPAFMQKGNTLVALRNIVQNPNLAPGLTPDPQYFGLAYNYRLFDARLQWDTVVADRFKLRLDGEYVRNLAYNTNKAFAAPSLPVNNYNNASTSSTVTQADYKSGPNGYMFKATLGEPETVSKGDWNFSVTYKYLEPDAVLAALTDPDFHLGGTNAKGYVIGAQYGIARDAWLAARYLSAREVYGPPMTIDVLQIELNARF from the coding sequence ATGACGATCGAAACGCGGCGCAACGGTGGCCGCAACAGAACGGGGATCGGCCGCTTGCCGCGCGTGGAGCGGCGTGCGGCAGCACTAGCGATGGCGGGTATGACGCTCGCCGCGACGGCGCACGCGCAATCGCTCGAGACCCAGGCGGCCGAGGCAGCCGCCGCGGGTCTGGCTGCGCCGACGGAAAGCGTCGTCGTCAATCTGATCAACCTGCTCGTCAAGCGCGGCGTGCTCACGCAGCAAAACGCCAACGACCTGATTCGCGAGGCACGTGACGAGGCGGCGCAGACGAAGGCATCGCGTACGCGCGCGGGTGCGAGCGCGGCAATCGTCAACGCGCCGACGCAGCCCGGCGATGTGGCCGTGCCGTACGTACCGCAGCTCGTGCGCGATCAGATCCGCGAGCAGGTGAAGCAGGAAGTGGTCGCGCAGGCAAAGGCCGAGAACTGGGCGCAGCCGAACACGTTTCCCGACTGGGTATCGAGAATCCGGATCAGTGGCGATATTCGCGTGCGCGACGAATACCATTTCTATTCGCCGCGCAATGCGACGGGCGTGACCGACTTCGCCGCGATCAACGCAGGCAGCGCCTACGACGTGAACCCGAATACGAACCTGGGTTTGCCGCCCACGCTGAACACGACCGAGAACCGCAACAACCTGCTGCGCGTGCGTGCACGCCTCGGCGTGACGGCGCAGATCGCCGAGACACTGGCAGCGGGCATGCAACTCGCCTCGGGCAACGACAACGGCCCCGTATCGACCACCTCGACACTCGGCGGGGGGTTCTCGAAAAAGAACATCTGGTTGAACCAGGCCTATATCCGCTACACGCCCACGCCGTGGCTCAACGTCACGGCCGGTCGCTTCGACAATCCGTTCTTCTCGTCCGATCTCGTCTATTCGAACGATCTCGAGTTCGACGGGATTGCGGCAACGGCCCGTCGTGCGCTGCCCTCGGCGCCCGAGCTCACGCTGTTCGGCACGCTGGGCGTTTTTCCGATCCAATACACAGGGGAGAATTTCCCCGCCACGCAGATCGAAAAGAGCGGCACCGATACGCGCTGGATGCTCGGGATGCAAGCCGGCGCACAGTGGAAGATCAACCCGCGGAACCGCCTCACGGGCGCGATTGCCTACTACGATTTCATGAACCTGCGCGGCAATCTGTCCGCGCCATGCGCGCTTTATCTGGGCGCCACGAGCTGCAGCACCGACAACGAAGCGCCGGCATTCATGCAAAAGGGCAATACGCTCGTCGCGCTGCGCAACATCGTGCAGAACCCGAATCTCGCGCCTGGTCTCACGCCCGATCCGCAGTACTTCGGCCTCGCTTACAACTACCGGCTCTTCGATGCCAGGCTGCAATGGGATACGGTGGTGGCCGACCGGTTCAAATTACGTCTCGACGGCGAGTACGTGCGCAATCTGGCATACAACACGAACAAGGCATTTGCGGCGCCGTCGCTGCCGGTAAACAACTACAACAACGCCAGCACGTCATCCACGGTGACTCAGGCGGACTACAAGAGCGGGCCGAACGGTTACATGTTCAAGGCGACGCTCGGCGAACCGGAAACGGTGAGCAAGGGCGACTGGAATTTTTCGGTGACCTACAAGTATCTCGAGCCCGACGCCGTGCTTGCGGCGCTCACCGATCCCGACTTCCATCTCGGCGGCACGAACGCAAAGGGTTACGTGATCGGCGCGCAATACGGCATCGCGCGCGACGCGTGGCTTGCGGCGCGCTACCTCAGCGCGCGCGAAGTGTACGGGCCGCCGATGACGATCGACGTGCTGCAGATCGAACTCAACGCGCGCTTCTGA
- a CDS encoding zinc ribbon domain-containing protein has protein sequence MSAARRKRRESVPGVHPLDERYVAAYARDEVSGDGLVRCPLCGAPLVPSRRHRAGHRYYRHASGADDERCPLTTPSYQPEGIAVGRPYDPEVGPVQRARFVRLWRRHYRMARASAPGLTLERFSELVALADVLNLWSYPSLDQRDLPYVLLAMAGFMAQRDERGEPVRVRFWFDWTVREVGQLWDAGRAAEPRLFRLVYRNPLHTPLPSGADLLHWEPVERAARLADIRTPVVARPELRAFARFLDESARERARREANDGRDGVDFDGSPE, from the coding sequence ATGAGTGCCGCCAGGCGAAAACGGCGCGAGAGCGTCCCGGGCGTTCATCCGCTCGATGAGCGATATGTGGCGGCATACGCGCGCGATGAAGTATCCGGCGACGGGCTGGTGCGCTGTCCGCTGTGCGGCGCGCCGCTCGTCCCGAGCCGTCGGCACCGCGCGGGCCATCGCTATTATCGCCACGCATCGGGCGCCGACGACGAGCGCTGCCCGCTCACCACGCCGAGCTACCAGCCGGAAGGCATCGCGGTGGGCCGTCCTTATGACCCCGAGGTCGGTCCCGTGCAAAGAGCCCGTTTCGTGCGCCTCTGGCGGCGACACTATCGCATGGCGCGCGCGAGCGCGCCGGGCCTGACGCTCGAGCGCTTCAGCGAACTCGTCGCGCTCGCGGACGTGCTGAACCTCTGGTCCTATCCGTCGCTCGATCAACGCGATCTGCCGTATGTGCTGCTCGCGATGGCCGGCTTCATGGCACAACGCGACGAGCGCGGCGAGCCGGTGCGCGTGCGGTTCTGGTTCGACTGGACGGTGCGCGAGGTGGGGCAGCTGTGGGACGCCGGGCGTGCGGCCGAGCCGCGGCTTTTCAGGCTCGTCTATCGCAACCCATTGCACACGCCGTTGCCGAGCGGTGCGGACCTTTTGCATTGGGAGCCGGTCGAACGCGCTGCGCGGCTTGCCGACATCCGGACGCCTGTCGTTGCGCGGCCCGAGTTGCGCGCTTTCGCACGGTTTCTCGACGAGTCGGCGCGAGAGCGGGCGAGGCGGGAGGCGAATGACGGACGCGATGGCGTGGATTTCGACGGGAGCCCGGAATAA
- a CDS encoding ShlB/FhaC/HecB family hemolysin secretion/activation protein: MTPAVNGVEVRVGRGTRRRWWGAISMGTLAAAAAVVAAAQAQAQTTAQPAVTPSDTFDVNEYIVRGNSVLQPIDIEKAVYPYAGPGRSLHDVEAARDALQKTYQDKGYQSVVVELPSQRVTNGVIYLQVVETKVGRVRIEGATYASPQLIRDAVPALTEGTVPDFTRAQAQLADLNKTADRQVVPLLRPGVMPQTVDVDLKVDDHRPLHGSLELNNDRSPDTAPLRTVASLSYSNVWQLGHVLSGSFLIAPQRPRDAQVYSLSYLAPLERSHWSLLATAFHSNSNVASLGGTNVLGKGTAFGLSAVYALPSSDTYSQSASVGVDYRHFDERDTFAGFTTTAPLTYAPLTLSYNGQLNRRTSVTTIGASLVTNLRGIGSNANEFDNKRYNATSDFLYGKLDFTHLQTLAHDMQVNARVDAQFANSPLVSSEQFAAGGMNTVRGYLQAEETGDNGVIASLEWRSPSIARYLGSGVNEWRFHAFVDAAHLWLLSPLPEQTASFNLLSVGIGSRIKLLRYAAADVEMAFPLKAGVNTRAYNPRFDFYLRASF; this comes from the coding sequence ATGACGCCAGCGGTAAACGGGGTGGAGGTGCGGGTGGGGCGCGGGACGCGACGTCGATGGTGGGGCGCCATATCGATGGGAACGCTTGCCGCTGCCGCTGCCGTTGTAGCTGCCGCGCAGGCGCAGGCGCAAACCACGGCACAACCGGCCGTGACGCCGTCCGACACATTCGATGTCAACGAATACATCGTGCGCGGCAATTCCGTGCTGCAACCCATCGACATCGAGAAAGCCGTCTATCCGTATGCGGGGCCTGGCCGTTCGCTGCACGACGTCGAAGCGGCGCGCGACGCGCTGCAAAAGACGTATCAGGATAAGGGCTACCAGTCGGTCGTGGTCGAATTGCCGTCGCAGCGGGTGACGAACGGCGTCATCTATCTGCAGGTGGTGGAGACGAAGGTGGGCCGCGTGCGTATCGAGGGCGCCACCTACGCATCGCCGCAACTGATACGCGACGCCGTGCCCGCGTTGACCGAGGGGACGGTGCCCGACTTTACCCGGGCGCAGGCGCAGCTCGCGGATCTGAACAAGACGGCGGACCGCCAGGTGGTGCCGCTGCTGCGCCCGGGCGTCATGCCTCAGACGGTCGACGTCGACCTGAAGGTCGACGATCATCGCCCACTGCACGGCAGTCTCGAACTCAACAATGATCGCAGCCCCGACACGGCGCCGCTGCGCACCGTTGCATCTTTGAGCTACTCGAACGTCTGGCAGCTTGGCCATGTGCTGTCGGGCAGCTTCCTGATCGCGCCGCAACGCCCGCGCGATGCACAGGTGTATTCGCTCTCGTATCTGGCGCCGCTCGAACGCTCGCATTGGAGTCTGCTCGCAACCGCATTCCATTCGAACAGCAATGTGGCGTCGCTCGGCGGCACCAACGTGCTCGGCAAAGGCACGGCGTTCGGCTTGTCGGCGGTTTATGCGCTGCCGTCGTCGGACACATACAGCCAATCGGCGAGTGTCGGCGTCGACTATAGACACTTCGACGAGCGCGATACGTTCGCCGGGTTCACGACCACCGCGCCGCTCACTTATGCGCCGCTCACGCTCTCGTACAACGGGCAGCTCAACCGCAGGACCTCGGTGACGACGATCGGTGCCTCGCTCGTCACCAATCTGCGCGGCATCGGCAGCAATGCCAACGAGTTCGACAACAAACGCTATAACGCGACGTCCGACTTTCTCTACGGCAAGCTCGACTTCACGCATCTGCAGACGCTCGCGCACGACATGCAGGTCAATGCGCGTGTCGACGCCCAATTCGCGAACTCGCCGCTCGTTTCGAGCGAGCAGTTCGCGGCGGGCGGCATGAATACCGTACGCGGCTATCTCCAAGCCGAGGAGACCGGGGACAACGGCGTGATCGCATCGCTGGAGTGGCGCAGCCCGTCGATCGCAAGGTACCTCGGCAGCGGTGTCAACGAGTGGCGTTTTCACGCCTTCGTCGACGCCGCGCATCTGTGGCTCCTGAGCCCGCTGCCCGAACAGACCGCGAGCTTCAACCTGCTGTCGGTCGGCATCGGCTCGCGCATCAAGCTGCTTCGTTACGCGGCAGCCGATGTGGAGATGGCATTTCCATTGAAGGCCGGCGTCAATACGCGGGCCTATAACCCACGGTTCGACTTTTATCTGCGCGCGAGTTTCTGA
- a CDS encoding YbjN domain-containing protein, whose product MTDHDQAGEKALLTEASVDRVAECFKSAGYRVTLAEQAGVTQLMSASQGIGFAVRFGNAGTEPGTFIDYTLSCVLRVQGELPPELVAGWNATKRFARLSLQGAFLVLEMDVVVAGGVSVRHLRATIELWDRLIQEFLLHLRNRPALAATDSAQRAAPVAEEV is encoded by the coding sequence ATGACCGATCATGACCAGGCAGGAGAAAAGGCGCTGCTGACCGAGGCGAGCGTCGATCGCGTCGCGGAGTGTTTCAAGTCCGCGGGCTATCGCGTGACGCTCGCCGAACAAGCAGGCGTTACCCAACTGATGAGCGCGAGCCAGGGCATCGGTTTCGCCGTGCGCTTCGGCAACGCGGGAACCGAGCCGGGTACGTTCATCGACTACACGCTCAGCTGCGTGCTGCGGGTGCAGGGCGAATTGCCGCCCGAACTCGTGGCGGGCTGGAACGCGACGAAGCGTTTTGCGCGGTTATCTCTGCAGGGCGCCTTTCTCGTGCTGGAAATGGATGTGGTCGTGGCGGGCGGTGTCAGCGTACGTCACCTGCGCGCGACGATCGAGCTTTGGGATCGGCTCATCCAGGAGTTCCTGCTTCATTTGCGCAATCGGCCCGCGTTGGCGGCCACCGACAGCGCGCAGCGCGCGGCGCCCGTCGCCGAGGAGGTCTGA
- a CDS encoding ExbD/TolR family protein: MQVQDDDKPYDDINITPMLDLAYVLLVIFIIMTTASVQGIRVDLPKASSSTSLAKPQTKAITVSDSGQIYLDAYPVSMDELESRLRSQKAMTPDFPIVLKGDSAVAYQKVMDVLDLLRRLDLAQVGLVTGKSPSGG, from the coding sequence ATGCAGGTCCAGGACGACGACAAGCCCTACGACGACATCAACATCACGCCGATGCTCGATCTCGCGTACGTGCTGCTGGTGATCTTCATCATCATGACGACCGCATCCGTACAGGGCATTCGCGTCGATCTGCCGAAGGCAAGCTCATCGACGAGCCTCGCGAAACCGCAGACGAAGGCGATCACGGTTTCCGATTCGGGGCAGATTTACCTCGACGCCTATCCCGTGAGCATGGACGAGCTCGAGAGCCGCCTGCGCTCGCAAAAGGCGATGACGCCCGATTTCCCGATCGTGCTCAAGGGCGACTCGGCCGTCGCCTACCAGAAGGTGATGGACGTGCTGGACCTGCTGCGACGGCTCGACCTCGCGCAAGTAGGCCTCGTGACCGGTAAATCGCCTTCGGGAGGCTAG
- a CDS encoding DUF4148 domain-containing protein, giving the protein MKSIVKAAAVALVLAAPVASFAQASANRPLTRAEVRADLERVVAAGYRPTDWLHYPGNIQAVEARLAAQDAAAGAAPQADATGVGGVQASAESGRPSLSDGTRSSYSPPVTIYQHN; this is encoded by the coding sequence ATGAAATCAATCGTCAAAGCAGCGGCTGTCGCCCTGGTTCTCGCCGCACCTGTCGCATCGTTCGCCCAGGCGTCGGCGAATCGTCCGCTCACACGCGCCGAGGTCCGTGCGGACCTCGAGCGGGTCGTCGCGGCAGGTTATCGTCCGACCGACTGGCTGCACTACCCCGGAAACATTCAGGCCGTCGAGGCGCGCCTCGCCGCGCAAGACGCGGCCGCAGGCGCGGCGCCGCAAGCCGATGCGACCGGCGTCGGCGGCGTACAGGCGAGCGCGGAGTCCGGCCGCCCGAGCCTGAGCGACGGCACCCGCAGCAGCTACTCGCCGCCCGTCACGATCTATCAGCACAACTGA
- a CDS encoding LysR family transcriptional regulator produces the protein MDRFIAMKVFTRVVESRSFVKAGESLQLATPQVSRMVQSLEAHLGARLLNRTTRSISLTEDGEAYYERCLRVLAEVDEMEAELTNAKLNPSGKLKVNLPSLLAKTTIIPALPEFFAAYPDIQIEMGLSDRQVDIIEEGVDCVIRTGDLEDSGLVARRIGLLPRVTCAAPAYLEKYGEPETLEDLGEHIAVNYVSSNTGRIRTWDFLVDGKIESIDMRSMIAVNDVDAYVTCGLYGLGILKGALHPLSPYLQSGALRQILKDYPSPPRPVSIMYARNRHLPRKVRLFADWVADVFARSPLTQPVAAARSIEAV, from the coding sequence ATGGACCGCTTCATCGCAATGAAAGTGTTTACGCGCGTGGTCGAGTCGCGCAGTTTCGTGAAAGCCGGCGAATCGCTGCAACTCGCGACGCCGCAGGTATCGAGAATGGTGCAGTCGCTCGAAGCCCATCTCGGTGCCCGGCTGCTGAACCGCACGACACGCAGCATCAGCCTGACTGAGGACGGCGAAGCGTATTACGAGCGCTGTCTGCGCGTACTCGCGGAAGTCGACGAGATGGAAGCCGAACTCACGAATGCGAAGCTCAACCCGTCGGGCAAGCTGAAGGTCAACTTGCCGTCGCTGCTCGCGAAGACGACGATCATTCCCGCACTGCCCGAGTTTTTCGCGGCCTACCCGGACATCCAGATCGAAATGGGCCTCAGCGACCGGCAGGTCGACATCATCGAGGAAGGCGTCGACTGCGTGATCCGCACGGGCGATCTGGAAGACTCGGGGCTGGTCGCCCGGCGCATCGGCCTTTTGCCGCGCGTTACGTGCGCCGCGCCCGCCTACCTCGAAAAATATGGCGAGCCCGAGACACTCGAGGATCTCGGCGAGCACATCGCCGTGAATTACGTTTCGAGCAACACGGGCCGCATTCGTACGTGGGATTTTCTCGTCGACGGAAAAATCGAATCGATCGACATGCGCAGCATGATTGCGGTCAACGACGTCGACGCATACGTGACTTGCGGCCTGTATGGCCTGGGCATTCTGAAAGGCGCCTTGCATCCCCTTTCGCCATATCTGCAAAGCGGTGCACTGCGCCAGATCCTGAAGGACTACCCCTCCCCGCCGCGCCCGGTGTCGATCATGTATGCGCGCAATCGGCATCTGCCGCGCAAGGTACGGCTCTTTGCAGATTGGGTGGCCGACGTCTTCGCCCGCTCGCCGCTCACGCAGCCCGTGGCCGCCGCTCGAAGCATCGAAGCGGTTTGA
- a CDS encoding DUF2341 domain-containing protein, translated as MKRALFLWLAFVCAALPGMAHAWWQDDWSYRKAITIDTSSKGANIAESAGRAPLLIRLHAGNFQFDGIGENGADIRFVASDDKTPLSYEIDRYDPLLGVALIWVDLPHWPAGAAQSIWMYYGNKKAQPGAKPAETFDPGYTLVYHFNEATGMPPKDATAYGNQAQNAPVRTAEDGIIGRAAQFNGASPLNLVASPSLALARGGAFTLSAWVKPGAVGPRALLYARRDGANALLIGLDNGVPFVEVDADGASSRTAPGQPVTANQWTHLAVVADGKAVTLYVGGKPYAQVAAVLPALDGAAAVGADVAGTQGTTTGSFAGFIGEIDELRLSKVARPAALVAADAIGQGAESKLVAYGADEKQAGFGFGYFGVIVKSVTVDAWVVIAILLVMAAISWWVMWTKARYVSTIDRANDHFMRRFRELAGRHLTGLAKVDERSEEGRRLRASSLYRLYRAGVAEIDSRIDSEGRKLITSESIEAIRATMDATLVRENQRLSRSMVLLTIAISGGPFLGLLGTVVGVMITFAAIAAAGDVNVNAIAPGIAAALLATVTGLFVAIPALFGYNYLLIRNKNVTANMQVFVDEFVTRLAEAHRSVDRALSID; from the coding sequence GTGAAGCGAGCTTTATTCCTCTGGCTGGCCTTCGTCTGCGCGGCGCTGCCGGGCATGGCGCACGCCTGGTGGCAGGACGACTGGTCCTACAGGAAGGCGATCACGATCGACACATCGTCCAAAGGCGCGAACATCGCCGAATCGGCCGGACGCGCACCGCTTTTGATCCGGCTGCATGCGGGCAATTTTCAGTTCGACGGCATCGGCGAAAACGGTGCGGACATCCGCTTCGTGGCATCGGACGACAAAACGCCGCTCAGCTACGAGATCGATCGTTACGACCCGCTGCTCGGCGTTGCGCTGATCTGGGTGGATCTGCCGCACTGGCCGGCCGGTGCCGCCCAGTCGATCTGGATGTATTACGGAAACAAGAAGGCGCAGCCCGGCGCGAAGCCGGCCGAAACATTCGATCCCGGCTATACGCTCGTCTATCACTTCAACGAGGCGACAGGCATGCCGCCGAAGGATGCCACGGCGTACGGGAATCAGGCGCAAAACGCGCCGGTGCGCACCGCCGAGGACGGCATCATCGGCCGTGCGGCGCAGTTCAACGGCGCCTCGCCGCTCAACCTGGTGGCGAGCCCGTCGCTAGCCCTCGCACGCGGCGGCGCATTCACCTTGAGCGCATGGGTCAAGCCGGGCGCCGTCGGACCACGCGCGCTGCTCTACGCGCGGCGGGACGGGGCGAACGCGCTCCTGATCGGACTCGACAACGGTGTGCCCTTCGTCGAAGTGGATGCGGACGGCGCATCGTCGCGCACCGCACCCGGCCAGCCGGTCACCGCCAATCAATGGACCCATCTGGCGGTGGTGGCCGACGGCAAGGCCGTGACGCTTTACGTCGGCGGCAAGCCTTATGCGCAAGTTGCAGCGGTCCTGCCGGCACTCGACGGCGCCGCGGCCGTGGGCGCGGATGTGGCTGGCACGCAAGGGACGACTACCGGCAGCTTTGCCGGCTTCATCGGCGAAATCGACGAACTGCGTCTGTCGAAGGTCGCGCGACCGGCCGCGCTCGTCGCGGCCGATGCGATCGGTCAGGGCGCCGAGTCGAAGCTCGTCGCCTATGGCGCAGACGAGAAGCAGGCCGGCTTCGGATTCGGCTACTTCGGCGTGATCGTCAAATCCGTAACGGTCGATGCATGGGTCGTCATCGCCATCCTGCTCGTCATGGCCGCGATTTCGTGGTGGGTCATGTGGACGAAGGCCCGCTATGTGTCGACGATCGACCGCGCGAACGACCACTTCATGCGGCGCTTCCGTGAACTGGCCGGACGCCATCTGACGGGGCTGGCCAAAGTGGACGAGCGCTCCGAAGAGGGCCGGCGCCTGCGGGCCTCGTCGCTCTACCGGCTCTACCGGGCGGGCGTTGCCGAAATCGACAGCCGTATCGACAGCGAGGGCCGCAAGCTCATCACGAGCGAATCGATCGAGGCGATCCGCGCGACGATGGACGCCACGCTCGTGCGCGAAAACCAGCGGCTTTCCCGATCGATGGTGCTGCTCACGATCGCGATCTCGGGTGGCCCGTTCCTCGGCCTGCTCGGCACCGTGGTGGGCGTGATGATCACGTTTGCCGCGATCGCCGCGGCGGGCGACGTCAATGTCAATGCGATCGCACCGGGTATCGCGGCCGCGCTGCTCGCGACGGTGACGGGCCTCTTCGTCGCGATTCCGGCCCTCTTTGGCTACAACTACCTGCTCATTCGCAACAAGAACGTGACGGCGAACATGCAGGTGTTCGTCGACGAGTTCGTGACGCGTCTTGCCGAAGCGCATCGCAGCGTCGATCGCGCGCTGAGCATCGACTGA
- a CDS encoding TonB family protein, with protein METPFDNGYDNPDTARASRWIKRAALLAVLIAVAWLMRHFAGDQAGVKRAQAPMVTTVIPLPPPPPPPPPQQKPPEKVEQQTKAPVERPTEVPKPAQSPKPADNTPRQLTMNAPAQAGTDGFNIGAGDGTGMAGSGGAGAFGNATYRQYMAYLLQQAVERDKRVQQAGGGSRFDVNLNVWMEPSGRIVKVAIARSTGDTALDDAIASAIQAIGRMDEAPPPNATYPVLVKLQGRKTGL; from the coding sequence ATGGAAACGCCTTTCGACAATGGCTACGACAACCCGGACACGGCGCGCGCGAGCCGGTGGATCAAGCGGGCGGCGTTGCTTGCGGTGCTGATCGCCGTCGCGTGGCTCATGCGCCACTTCGCCGGCGATCAGGCGGGCGTCAAGCGGGCGCAGGCGCCGATGGTAACGACGGTTATTCCGTTGCCGCCGCCACCTCCGCCCCCGCCGCCGCAACAAAAGCCGCCGGAGAAAGTCGAGCAGCAGACCAAGGCGCCCGTGGAGCGGCCCACCGAGGTGCCGAAGCCCGCGCAGTCGCCGAAGCCCGCCGACAACACGCCCAGGCAGTTGACGATGAATGCGCCGGCGCAGGCGGGCACCGACGGTTTCAACATCGGTGCGGGAGATGGTACGGGCATGGCGGGCAGTGGCGGGGCAGGCGCATTCGGCAACGCGACGTATCGGCAGTACATGGCCTATCTGCTGCAGCAGGCGGTGGAGCGCGACAAGCGCGTGCAGCAGGCGGGTGGCGGGAGCCGCTTCGACGTGAACCTGAATGTGTGGATGGAGCCATCGGGGCGCATCGTCAAGGTGGCGATCGCTCGTTCGACCGGTGATACGGCGCTCGACGACGCCATCGCAAGCGCGATCCAGGCAATCGGCCGCATGGACGAGGCGCCGCCGCCGAACGCGACCTACCCGGTGCTGGTGAAACTGCAGGGGCGCAAGACGGGACTGTGA
- a CDS encoding peptidylprolyl isomerase, with protein sequence MKRFAWLVCMAASCAPAAAWAQDDVVARAGGVAVKQSDITSLLHALDAPTRARIAGDPKSADAIVRARVAQAAVLAEAKSKGWDRREEVAQMIESAKREVIVRSYLASVSEPPADYPSDAQLQAAYDANTTAWTVPAAAHLAQIFVAVPAGADKSAADKAQKRADSLAKSARAAGADFAALAKANSDESASAARGGDMGFLPDTLLVPEIRKVVQAMKPGDISQPVRTASGFHIVKLIESRVPSVRPLADVKEMLRASLRRSRTQQNAEAYLAKAGGDSALSIDEAALKKAVDAAQ encoded by the coding sequence ATGAAACGATTCGCATGGCTGGTTTGCATGGCGGCGTCCTGTGCGCCCGCGGCGGCGTGGGCGCAGGACGACGTCGTCGCGCGCGCGGGCGGCGTTGCCGTCAAGCAGTCGGATATCACGAGCCTGCTCCACGCGCTCGACGCGCCGACCCGCGCGCGCATCGCGGGCGATCCCAAGAGCGCCGACGCGATTGTACGGGCGCGCGTGGCGCAGGCCGCGGTGCTGGCCGAAGCGAAGTCGAAGGGCTGGGACCGGCGCGAGGAGGTCGCGCAGATGATCGAGAGTGCGAAGCGCGAGGTCATCGTGCGCAGCTACCTCGCATCGGTCAGCGAACCGCCGGCCGACTATCCCTCCGATGCGCAACTGCAGGCGGCCTACGACGCGAATACGACGGCGTGGACCGTTCCCGCTGCCGCGCACCTCGCGCAGATCTTCGTCGCCGTGCCGGCCGGCGCCGATAAAAGCGCGGCCGACAAGGCGCAAAAGCGCGCGGACTCGCTCGCGAAATCGGCGCGCGCAGCGGGCGCGGATTTCGCGGCGCTGGCGAAGGCCAACTCGGACGAATCGGCCAGCGCGGCGCGCGGTGGGGACATGGGTTTCCTGCCGGACACGCTGCTAGTGCCCGAGATCCGCAAGGTGGTCCAGGCGATGAAGCCCGGCGACATATCGCAGCCGGTGCGCACGGCGTCAGGGTTCCATATCGTCAAGCTCATCGAGTCGCGGGTTCCCTCCGTGCGCCCGCTGGCGGATGTAAAGGAGATGCTGCGCGCGTCGTTGCGGCGCTCGCGCACCCAGCAAAACGCCGAGGCCTACCTGGCGAAGGCGGGCGGAGACAGTGCGCTTTCGATCGACGAAGCGGCGTTGAAAAAGGCGGTCGACGCCGCGCAATGA